The genomic segment GAGAACAGGGTGTACCAGTCTGGGCAGTgctgaggagggggaggaggtagagtGGGGTGGCGGCTGGATGTCCTTACACGCACCcttacacactctctcacacaccggAATAACCACGGGCCTAACACACACCGGCAAAAAAAAACCAGTTTCTGCTGCACACCGCATGCATataaacagacaggcagacaggaaggAGACACACGCACatggatggacagacagatgCAAGCacccacataacacacacacacacacacacacacacacacacacacacacacacacacacacacacacacacacacacacacacacacacacacacacacacacacacacacacacacacacacacacacacaccggtcctAGTGTGCATCAAGGGAGCCAGTAGCAGACATGAGGGCAGGGCTGGTGGTGGGGCTggtggtgggacagagagggTACGAGAGTGGGGGGAGGCTGGGGTTTACAGGGGTGGGACAGAGAGGGTACGAGGGTGGGGGAGGCTGGTGTTTACAGGGGTGGGACAGAGAGGGTACGAGGGTGGGGAAGGGCAGGGGTTTACAGGGGTGGGACAGAGAGGGTACGAGGGTGGGGGGAGGCTGGGGTTTACAGGGGTGGGACAGAGAGGTTACGAGGGTGGGGGGAGGCTGGGGTTTACAGGGGTGGGACAGAGAGGGTacgagggtggggtgggggggctggGGTTTACAGGGGTGGTGGGACAGAGAAGGTACGAGGGTGGGGGGAGGCTGGGGTTTACAGGGGTGGGACAGAGAGGGTACGAGAGGGGGGAGGCTGGTGTTTACAGGggtggtgggacagagagggTACGAGAGTGGGGGGAGGCTGGGGTTTACAGGGGTGGGACAGAGAGGGTACGAGGGTGGGGGAGGCTGGTGTTTACAGGGGTGGGACAGAGAGGGTACGAGGGTGGGGGGAGGCTGGGGTTTACAGGGGTGGGACAGAGAGGGTacgagggtgggggggggttggtgTTTACAGGGGTGGGACAGAGAGGGTACGAGGGTGGGGGAGGCTGGGGTTTACAGGGGCGGGACAGAGAGGGTACGAGGGTGGGGGGAGAATGGGGTTTACAGGGGTGGGACAGAGAGGTTACGAGGGTGGGGGGAGGCTGGGGTTTACAGGGGTGGGACAGAGAGGGTACGAGGGTGGGGGGGGCTGGGGTTTACAggggtggtggaacagagagggTACGAGGGTGGgagaggctggtgtttacaggggtggtgggacagagagggTACGAGGGTGGGGGGGGCTGGGGTTTACAGGGGTGGGACAGAGAGGGTACAAGGGTGGGGGGAGGTTGGGGTTTAGAGGggtggtgggacagagagggTACGAGGGTGGGGGAAGGCTGGTGTTTACAGGggtggtgggacagagagggTATGAGAGTGGGGGGAGGCTGGGGTTTACAggggtggtggaacagagagggTACGAGAGTGGGGGGAGGCTGGGGTTTACAGGGGTGGGacagagagggtatgagaggggtGCGGTGGGGGAATTGAGGTCAGCCAGGGAGGGGACCAGGACTGTACATTTGAAATACATTAAAGTAAACAAGAGGTCAAAAATAGAATCTGTGGGTTTTTGAAGACATCACTTGGTAAACTTTAAGATTTCCTTGAATTCAAGGCTTTTGGGATACAGTAAACAAACGGAGTCCATTCTTTCAGTGAATGTAAAATACTGTATTCATGTCTAACCCATAATCACGACTGTTACTCTGTGGTTAGCATGACATCTGTAATCATTGTGTGATTTACAGTATAGGCCGTTCATACTCACTGGTATGGTATAACGACATGTATCTCTGCTTCTAGATAGATCAGAtacaatactctatgtcattaTATAGTATATTCAGTTATATACTGTATGCAGTTATATATAGTATTAAGTTATATATAGTATTTTCAGTTATATATTATATTcagttatatactgtattcagTTATATGTAGTATATTcagttatatactgtattcagTTATATGTAGTATATTcagttatatactgtattcagTTATATAGTATTaagttatatatatagtattttCAGTTATATAGTATATTCAGTTAAATATAGTATATTCAGTTCCATATATACTGCAttcaggtatatatatatatatattattgggaCCATTTTGATGTCTAGAAATGGCATCTTGCATATTGGGATAGTTTGAGACAACTGCAGAGATTTCAGGTCTTTGTGATCAATATGGCTAAATATTTCCACTGAGAAAGTTTTTCGTGTCTTTTCAACCCAAAAAAAAGATTTTCAATGTCTTTTAAACATATTTTCAGCATCTTCTTAACATCTTTTCAAAGTCCTTTCAACATTTTGTGCTCATAGGAGTGGACCTGAAACAGAGGTTACCTCTCATTTAATCTAAGTGGTGGTGAAAATACCTTTTAGCAGTATTTTCGaaaaaaaaaaagtctgcagTTGTGCAGACAGTCACATCCTTCGTGAAAATTACTTGACACATGTGCTCACTTTAAGTTTCGCTCAGCCCCATAAGGCCATAACTTAGCAAAGGCTATAAACTGAAAGCTATCAAGCTATCGATCGTGTACCAAAACACTGcaggagaccgagagagaggtgcTTCGACCTCCATAAATGGACATCACTGTGGGGGAAAGTTCTTGGAGCGTTCCCATGcctggtacacatctggtggttCAGCCACAGCACACATGTTGGGCCCCAGACCTCCCTTCCACTCCACACCTCCCTTCTACTCTACACCTCCCTTCCACTCCACACCTCCCTTCCACTCCACACCTCCCTTCCACTCCACACCTCCCTTCTTTCCCTCCACACCTCCCTTCCACTCCACACCTCCCTtccactccacacttcccttccACTCCACACCTCCCTTCTACCCCACACCTCCCTTCCACTCCACACCTCccttccaccccaccccacacctcccctccactccacaCCTTCCTTCCACTCCACacctcccctccactccacaCCTCCCTTCTACCCCACacctcccctccactccacaCCTCCCTTCCACTCCACACCTCCCTTCCACTCCACACCTCCCTTCCACTCCAAAACCTCCCTTCTACCCCACacctcccctccactccacaCCTTCCTTCCACTCCACacctcccctccactccacaCCTCCCTTCTACTCCACACCTCCCTTCCACACCTCCCTTCCACTCCACacctcccctccactccacaCCTCCCTTCCACTCCACACCTCCCTTCCACACCTCCCTTCCACTCCacacctccctttccctccacacctcccctccactccacacctccctttccctccacacctcccctccactccacaCCTCCCTTCCACTCCACACCTTCCCTCCACTCCACACCTCCCTTCCACTCCACACCTTCCCTCCACACCTCCCTTCCACTCCACACCTCCCCTCCACTCCATACCTCCCTTCCACTCCACACCTTCCCTCCACTCCATACCTCCCTTCCACTCCACacctcccctccactccacacctcccttccactccacacctcccctccactccacacctcccctccactccacacctccctttccctccacacctccctttccctccacacctcccttccacacctccctttccctccacatctcccttcccctccacacctcccttccactccacacctcccttcccctccacacctcccttccactccacacctcccttcccctccacacctcccttcccctccacacctcccctccactccacaCCTCCCTTCCACTCCACAGCTCCCTTCCACTCCacacctccctttccctccacACCTCCCTTCCACTCCACACCTCCCTTCCCTCCACACCTCCCTTTCCCTACacacctccctttccctccaacctcccttcccctccatacctccctttccctccacacctccctttccctccacacctccctttccctccacacctccctttccctccacacctccctttccctccacacctccctttccctccacacctccctttccctccacacctccctttccctccacacctcccttcccctccacacctcccttcccctccacacctccctttccctccacAGCTCCCTTTCCCTCCACAGCTCCCTTTCCCTCCacacctccctttccctccacacctccctttccctccacacctccctttccctccacacctcccttcccctccacacctcccctccactccacacctcccttccactccacacctcccttccactccacacctcccttccactccacacctcccttcccctccacacctcccctccactccacacctcccttccactccacacctccctttccctccacacctcccctccactccacacctcccttcccctccacacctcccctccactccacacctcccttccactccacacctccctttcactccacacctcccttcccctccacacctcccctccactccacacctcccttccactccacacctcccttccactccacacctcccttcccctccacacctcccttcccctccacacctcccttccactccacacctccctttcactccacacctccctttccctccacacctcccttcccttccactccacacctcccttcccttccactccacacctccctttccctccacacctcccttccactccacacctcccttcccctccacacctcccttccactccacacctccctttccctccacacctccctttccctctacACTTTAAAGCGGCAGCATGTCTTTCCTTTGCGATGTTATCTGCCTGCAGGCTTGACAACTGTGAGATGCAGGCATATAACCCCAATCCAAACTGGCAGCAGggctgaggaagaggaggtggaagtGGTTATAAACCGTTAAAACTGTGGTGGAGAAGGTGCCGGATGGTGGGAAACATTCGTtaaggaggggggtggggggggggaggggctcATCACCCAGCACAGATAGAAGATAGAAAAAAgagataaggggagagagagagagagagagagagagagagagagagagagagagagagagagagagagagagagagggagagagagagagggagtaatagAGTCAGATTGACTTTTGTTTCACTCCCTCACACTTTTCTGTCAGCTGTTGCGGAAAAGCAGTTTGAATGCCCCCGACACTGTTCTGTGTACAAATAATCACTGGAACCTCTCATTTAAGAGACGATGGCAGAGAGCCGTTGGTAGGTTTTCCTCTCCAGTGCTAACATACCAGACCAAAAGACAAGCCACAGGACCCATTTCAATCTCCCAACAGATTCACACTAAATCCACTCCTTGTGAAACCATCCATACAGACCACTACCCAatgggcaaaactggttgaaatgatGTCTTTACAACTATACAACTAGAAACTGgttgaaattaaattaaatgaaatgttatttgtcacatgcgccgaatacaacagctgtagaccgtACAGAGAAATgttaacttacaagccctttaacaacaacgcagttttaagaaaataagagataagaataacaaataattaaagagcagcagtaaatagcaAAAGCagggctatatactgggggtactggtacagagtcaatgtggaggctatatacaggggggtactggtacagagtcaatgtggaggctatatactgggggtactggtacagagtcaatgtggaggctatatagggggtaccggtacagagtcaatgtggaggctatatacagggggcaccggtacagagtcaatgtggaggctatatactgggggtactggtacagagtcaatgtggaggctatataggggggtaccggtacagagtcaatgtggaggctatatacagggggtactggtacagagtcaatgtggaggctatatactgggggtactggtacagagtcaatgtggaggctatatacagggggtaccggtacagagtcaatgtggaggctatatacagggggtactggtacagagtcaatgtggaggctatatacagggggtaccggtacagagtcaatgtggaggctatatactgggggtactggtacagagtcaatgtggaggctatatactgggggtactggtacagagtcaatgtggaggctatatagggggtaccggtacagagtcaatgtggaggctatatacagagggtactggtacagagtcaatgtggaggctatatactgggggtactggtacagagtcaatgtggaggctatatacaggtggtactggtacagagtcaatgtggaggctatatactgggggtactggtacagagtcaatgtggaggctatatacaggtggtaccggtacagagtcaatgtggaggctatatacagagggtactggtacagagtcaatgtggaggctatatacaggtggtactggtacagagtcaatgtggaggctatatactgggggtactggtacagagtcaatgtggaggctatatactgggggtactggtacagagtcaatgtggaggctatatactgggggtactggtacagagtcaatgtggaggctatatactgggggtactggtacagagtcaatgtggaggctatatactgggggtactggtacagagtcaatgtggaggctatatactgggggtactggtacagagtcaatgtggaggctatatactgggggtaccggtacagagtcaatgtggaggctatatacaggggggtactggtacagagtcaatgtgcaggctatatacagggggtactggtacagagtcaatgtggaggctatatagggggtaccggtacagagtcaatgtggaggctatatacagagggtactggtacagagtcaatgtggaggctatatacagggggtactggtacagagtcaatgtggaggctatatactgggggtaccggtacagagtcaatgtggaggctatatacagggggtactggtacagagtcaatgtggaggctatatactggggggtaccggtacagagtcaatgtggaggctatatactgggggtactggtacagagacaatgtggaggctatatacagggggtactggtacagagtcaatgtggaggctatatacagggggtactggtacagagtcaatgtggaggctatatacagggggtactggtacagagtcaatgtggaggctatatacagagggtactggtacagagtcaatgtggaggctatatacagggggtactggtacagagtcaatgtggaggctatatacagggggtactggtacagagtcaatgtggaggctatatacagagggtactggtacagagtcaatgtggaggctatatacagggggtaccggtacagagtcaatgtggaggctatatacagggggtaccggtacagagtcaatgtggaggctatatacagggggtaccggtacagagtcaatgtggaggctatatacagggggtaccggtacagagtcaatgtggaggctatatacagggggtaccggtacagagtcaatgtggaggctatatacagggggtaccggtactgagtcaatgtggaggctatatacaggtggtactggtacagagtcaatgtggaggctatatacagggggtactggtcaATGTCAatgagtcaatgtgtcaatgtgaaGGGGCACCAGTGTCAAGGTAATTAAGGTACTTACAGttggagtcggaagtttacatacacttaggttggagtcattaaaactagtttttcaaccactccacacatttcttgttaaaccTCTTTGGGGTAaggggcggtattttcacgtccggatgaaaagcgtgcccatagtaaactgcctgttactcaggcccagaagctaggatatgcatatgcatggtagtattggatggaaaacactctgaagtttctaaaactgttacaataatgtctgtgagtataacataactgatttggcaggcgaaaccccgagcacaatccatccagggatTTTTGATGTTGTGTTTTCCAAAGCTCTTCTATGGGAAACCTGATTTATTAGGGCCCATATTGCAGTTCCTatgacttccactagatgtcaacagtctttagaaattgttcgatgttttcttttgagaaatgaagaagtctTTTGGTGCGCGTGAACAGGAGCGCGCTCCTCGTTATTTTTCTCCTGTATTGGaaacagtttattccgtcttaaatttgattgattatttacattttagggtacctgaggttggattagaaacattgtttgaaatgtttggacccaggtaacttattagatactttgtagtcatgttgggtgagatggaaccggtgtatttctgaatcaaacgcgccaaataaatagacattttggggatataaagtacgaatttatctaacaaaatgaccattcattgtgtcactGATTCATTTGATTGCaaaaagatgaagatcttcaaaggtgactttcgtgtcgcacctgcctggttgaaaaatggTTTTCATGTTTTTGTATGCTGGGTGCTGTCCTTagataatcacatggtgtgctttcgccgtaaagcctttttgaaatctgagttatgctttattttgatgtattacacttgtattaatatatttatatttctgtagtttgaatttggcgtctgcaatttcaccggatgttgtcaaatctatCACGTAATTCGAGCGTTAAGGGATCCCTAAGaggtttaacaaactatagttttggcaagtcggttaggacatctacttcatgcatgactcaagtaatttttccaacaattgtttacagacagaatatttcacttataattcactgtgtcacaattccagtgggtcagaagtttacatacactaagttgactgtgcctttaaacagcttggaaaattccagaaaattatgtcatggctttagaagcttctgataggcaaatttacatcatttgagtcaattggagttgtacctgtggatgtatttcaaggcctaccttcaaactcagtgcctctttgcttaacataatcggaaaatcaaaagaaatcagccaagccaaaaattgtagacctccacaagtctggttcgtcctcgggagcaatttccaaacgcctgaaggtaccacgttcatctgtacaaacaatagtacgcaagtatatacaccatgggaccactcagccgtcataccactcaggaaggagacgcgttctgtctttttagagatgaacgtactttggtgcgaaaagtgcaaatcaatcgcagaacaacagcaaaggaccctgtgaagatgctggaggaaacaggtaccaaagtatctatatccacagtaaaacgagtcctatatcgacataacctgaaaggccgctcagcaagggagaatccactgctccaaaaccacaataaaaaagccagactacggtttgcaactgcacatggggacaaagatcgtactttttgagaaatgtcctctggtctgatgaaacaaaaatggaactgtttggccataatgaccatcgttatgtttggaggaaaaagggggaggcttgcaagccgaagaacaccatcccaaccatgaagcacgggggtggcagcatcatgttgcttgcttcaggaggggctggtgcgcttcacaaaatagatggcatcatgtccccaagcatccttccaaagttgtggcaaaatggcttaagcacaacaaagtcaagctattggagtagcaatcacaaagccctgacctcaatgctgtagaatatttgtgggcagaactgaaaaggcgtgggcgagcaaggaggcttacaaatcttactcagttacaccatctctttcaggaggaatgggccaaaattcacccaactttttgtggtaagcttgtgaaaggctacccaaaacattcgACCCAAGCTAAAacatgtaaaggcaatgctaccaaatactattttaGTGTATCTAAACACtggtaatgtgatgaaagaaataaaagctgaaataaatcactctctctactattattctaacatttcacattcttaaaatataatggtgatcctaactgacctaagacagggaatttctactaggattaaatgtcaggaatggttaAAAACAGAGtctaaatgtacttggctaaggtgtatgtaaacttccgacttcaactgtacaaataGGTAGAGTTACTAAAGTGGctatgcacagataataacagagagtagcagcagcgtaggtggaggggggcaatgcaaatagtctgggtagccatttaattagctgtacaggagtcttattgcttgagggttgaagctgtttagaagcctcttggatctagacttggcgctccggtaccgcttgtcgtgcggaagcagagagaacagcctatgacaagggtggctggagtctttagggccttcctctgacaccttctggtcctggatggcaggaaacgtggccccggtgatgtgctgggccgtacgcattaccctctgtagtgccttgtggacggagaccgagcagttgccataccaggcagtagtGATGCAACCCATTAGGATGCTCTCAagggtgcagctgtaaaactttttgaggatctgaggtttccatggcaaatcttttcagtctcctgacagGGGaacaggttttgtcgtgccctcttcacatctACATAGGGTAGTGATATCGTTGCAACTGTAAAAACTAGAAACTGGTTAAAATGATGTAGTCATTATA from the Oncorhynchus kisutch isolate 150728-3 linkage group LG4, Okis_V2, whole genome shotgun sequence genome contains:
- the LOC116373910 gene encoding extensin-like — encoded protein: MGYKTIAKQLREPPPTLVPSLFHHPCKPQPPPTLIPSLSHHPCKHQPSPTLVPSLSHHPSKPQPPPTLVPSLSHPCKPQPPPPSYPLCPTTPPPPTLVTSLSHPCKPHSPPTLVPSLSRPCKPQPPPPSYPLCPTPPPPTLVPSLSHHPCKPQPPHPTLVPSLSHPCKPQPPPTLVTSLSHPCKPQPPPTLVPSLSHPCKPLPFPTLVPSLSHPCKHQPPPPSYPLCPTPVNPSLPPLSYPLCPTTSPTTSPALMSATGSLDAH